Proteins co-encoded in one Bacillus infantis NRRL B-14911 genomic window:
- a CDS encoding sugar-binding protein yields the protein MSKWSVFAYTSLSFFFVISCTMAVFYGYKVIAHHVPQEPGKLEDYRYHFVLVPEELDNEYWRLVEKGARKAAEEAGVVLEYAGPNQASIDEHLETIEKAAASKVDGIITQGLSDEQFTPLINKVVGKTPVITIDTDAANSERVAYIGTDNYYAGYLAGRALVKDLNGKAEVAIITGNFYANHQIQRVNGFKAAVGSEKNIRIIDVEESEISRVKAAEKAYQILKEHPNVTAFYGTSALDAIGIAQVVEMMQRQGDIYVMGFDTLPETLDYMKNGTIQGTVVQEPFEMGYKSVRMMIDLLEGREVPPLVHTDTKILRKADLPISSQEQIREVH from the coding sequence ATGAGCAAATGGTCAGTGTTTGCCTATACATCTCTAAGCTTCTTTTTTGTCATCAGCTGTACGATGGCAGTTTTCTATGGATATAAAGTAATTGCCCATCATGTTCCCCAGGAACCCGGCAAGCTTGAGGATTACCGCTATCACTTTGTGCTTGTGCCGGAGGAATTGGATAATGAGTACTGGAGGCTTGTTGAAAAAGGGGCCAGGAAGGCTGCGGAGGAAGCAGGTGTTGTCCTTGAATATGCCGGTCCGAATCAGGCCAGCATTGACGAACATCTGGAAACCATTGAAAAGGCAGCTGCTTCTAAGGTTGATGGCATCATCACACAGGGTCTGAGTGATGAGCAGTTCACGCCCCTCATCAATAAAGTGGTCGGGAAAACCCCTGTTATCACCATTGATACAGATGCAGCCAACAGTGAGCGCGTTGCCTATATCGGCACTGATAATTATTATGCCGGCTATCTGGCCGGAAGGGCGCTTGTGAAAGATCTGAACGGAAAGGCTGAAGTCGCCATCATCACCGGCAATTTCTATGCAAACCACCAGATCCAGCGGGTAAACGGCTTTAAGGCTGCAGTCGGAAGCGAAAAGAACATCCGCATCATTGATGTGGAAGAATCCGAGATCAGCAGAGTAAAGGCGGCAGAAAAGGCGTATCAAATCTTAAAAGAGCATCCGAATGTAACCGCTTTCTACGGAACCAGTGCTCTTGATGCCATCGGGATCGCCCAGGTGGTGGAAATGATGCAGAGGCAGGGGGATATTTACGTCATGGGCTTCGACACGCTTCCTGAAACCCTTGACTATATGAAGAATGGCACCATCCAGGGAACGGTCGTTCAGGAGCCGTTCGAGATGGGCTATAAGTCTGTCAGGATGATGATTGACCTGCTTGAAGGCAGGGAGGTTCCGCCTCTTGTCCATACGGATACAAAGATTCTGAGAAAAGCAGACCTGCCGATCAGCAGCCAGGAACAAATCAGGGAGGTCCACTAA
- a CDS encoding HAAS signaling domain-containing protein, which yields MNLIELYIQEVARRLPEGKREDIGLELCSTIEDMLPDDYGEKDVKEVLAKLGSPARLAANYMDRPMHLIGPRYFDVYVHLIKLILPIAAVIAFLANAAVEIMARNTGESALDIILAVFGTGIWGMLGAGIQTLFWLTLVFAVIERTDKGNNQEPVTDSLQKWTPDDLKNVPQISREKRIPKHEPIAGLIMTIIFAALYFNADRIIGLYEQGGAGLEFRIPVFQQDILNSYWPIVMAAVFLELVLILFKWMKGQWTKGLAILTAASQAISLAAFILIFSNSAVWNKDFTGYMDELFHASLRLEHWVLWGGIVSIIVFGAIEVYHAFRKSRIR from the coding sequence ATGAACCTGATTGAGCTTTACATTCAAGAGGTTGCTCGCCGCCTTCCAGAAGGGAAGCGGGAGGATATCGGACTGGAGCTTTGTTCGACAATCGAGGATATGCTTCCGGATGATTATGGAGAAAAAGATGTAAAGGAGGTGCTCGCAAAGCTTGGCAGCCCTGCACGGCTGGCGGCAAATTACATGGACCGGCCAATGCACCTGATCGGCCCGCGGTATTTCGATGTATACGTGCATCTCATCAAGCTGATTCTGCCCATCGCGGCAGTTATCGCATTCCTAGCAAATGCAGCTGTCGAAATCATGGCCCGGAACACCGGGGAATCTGCGCTTGATATTATTCTCGCCGTTTTTGGAACGGGCATTTGGGGGATGCTCGGCGCCGGCATCCAAACGCTATTCTGGCTGACACTGGTGTTTGCCGTCATCGAACGGACTGACAAAGGAAACAATCAGGAGCCTGTAACAGACAGCCTGCAAAAATGGACCCCGGACGACCTGAAAAATGTCCCGCAGATCAGCAGGGAAAAAAGGATTCCGAAGCATGAGCCAATCGCTGGCCTGATCATGACCATTATTTTCGCCGCCCTGTATTTCAATGCCGATAGGATCATCGGACTGTATGAACAAGGCGGCGCCGGATTGGAATTCAGGATACCGGTATTCCAGCAGGACATCCTGAATTCCTATTGGCCAATTGTAATGGCTGCCGTCTTTCTGGAGCTCGTATTGATTTTGTTTAAATGGATGAAGGGACAGTGGACGAAGGGGCTAGCGATCTTGACAGCTGCCTCACAGGCCATATCCTTAGCAGCTTTTATCCTCATCTTCAGCAATTCCGCTGTTTGGAACAAGGACTTTACTGGTTATATGGATGAACTCTTCCATGCTTCGCTCCGCCTTGAACATTGGGTTCTCTGGGGCGGCATTGTCTCTATCATTGTCTTTGGTGCGATAGAGGTGTACCACGCCTTCAGAAAATCCCGGATCCGCTAA
- a CDS encoding AraC family transcriptional regulator, giving the protein MNKHPASNYVLQARSNEFYWEGGGQLSVKTFRNGRARYKKGPGTYAVEEGRYLLLNEGDYALSIEEAHPVESFCVFFRDGFAGEVLQSLTADPDRLLSDPFRPACDEGFFERTYQPGAGLSGRLAGLQEAHLLSEDPAAYEELFYPLMQEILLEQSYARREASAISAEKRSTREELYKRLMTANEYIRACYASPVTLDELSRIACLSPNHLLRSYTGLFGRTPHQHLAEFRIRKAKDMLEKEEWNMTDISFAVGFQTPSSFSKMFRKHTGLSPLQHRKKVRLDKNETGFSTMLEKKKS; this is encoded by the coding sequence ATGAATAAGCATCCTGCATCAAATTATGTGCTCCAAGCCAGGAGCAATGAATTTTACTGGGAAGGAGGCGGCCAGCTGTCGGTCAAAACCTTTCGGAACGGCCGTGCCCGGTATAAAAAAGGTCCCGGAACTTATGCTGTGGAGGAAGGACGCTATCTGCTTTTGAATGAAGGGGATTATGCCCTTTCGATTGAGGAGGCACACCCGGTCGAGTCATTTTGTGTATTTTTCCGGGACGGGTTCGCAGGGGAGGTGCTGCAGTCGCTCACAGCTGATCCTGACAGGCTTCTCAGCGACCCCTTCCGCCCTGCCTGTGATGAGGGATTCTTTGAGAGGACATACCAGCCCGGAGCGGGTTTGAGCGGCCGGCTTGCGGGATTGCAGGAGGCACATCTGCTTTCGGAAGATCCGGCTGCCTATGAAGAGCTGTTTTACCCGCTTATGCAGGAGATTCTCCTTGAACAGTCATATGCAAGAAGGGAAGCCTCAGCTATCAGTGCCGAGAAGCGTTCAACACGAGAGGAACTCTATAAGCGCCTGATGACAGCCAATGAATATATAAGGGCCTGCTATGCAAGCCCGGTTACATTAGATGAGCTTTCAAGAATCGCCTGCCTTTCGCCTAATCATCTGCTCAGGTCTTATACAGGACTCTTCGGCAGGACGCCTCATCAGCATCTGGCAGAGTTCCGCATCAGAAAGGCGAAGGATATGCTGGAAAAAGAGGAGTGGAATATGACGGATATCAGCTTTGCAGTGGGCTTTCAGACCCCCTCCTCTTTCAGCAAAATGTTCAGGAAGCATACAGGGTTATCCCCCCTCCAGCACCGGAAAAAGGTGAGATTGGACAAGAATGAGACTGGTTTTTCGACTATGCTGGAGAAGAAGAAAAGTTAA
- the mglA gene encoding galactose/methyl galactoside ABC transporter ATP-binding protein MglA yields MPETNGAVLLEMKNLTKRFPGVIALNNVSLKVRAGTVHALMGENGAGKSTLMKCLFGIYSMDEGQILLEGREVAFASSKQALESGVSMVHQELNQVRQQNVMDNIWLGRYPKKGIFIDEKKMYEDTAAIFKSLDIRIDPSSKVSSLSVSEMQMVEIAKAVSYQSKIIVMDEPTSSLTEKEVNHLFKIIKKLQSENVAIIYISHKMEEILQISDEVTIMRDGQYIATKSAEELTTDEIIRLMVGRDLSQRFPEKVNKPGEVILKVSGLTAEAKHSFSDIGFELRKGEILGIAGLVGSKRTEVVEALFGMRGVKSGKVELHGKEVQNHSPQHAIKNGFALVTEERRSTGIFPELSISFNSIIANLKKYRKGIFLSDGKVAEDTKWVIDSMNVRTPSQKTSIGSLSGGNQQKVIIGRWLLTRPEILLLDEPTRGIDVGAKFEIYQLISELAAEGKGIIFISSEMPELLGVSDRIMVMSNGKLAGILDTAEASQEEIMRLAAMY; encoded by the coding sequence ATGCCGGAAACAAACGGAGCAGTGCTGCTGGAAATGAAAAATCTAACAAAAAGATTCCCCGGGGTCATCGCCCTGAACAACGTCTCCCTTAAGGTAAGGGCAGGGACAGTGCATGCGCTGATGGGGGAAAATGGAGCAGGCAAATCAACTTTGATGAAATGCCTTTTCGGCATCTATTCAATGGACGAGGGACAGATCCTCCTCGAAGGCCGGGAGGTAGCCTTTGCCAGCTCGAAGCAGGCGCTGGAGAGCGGGGTCTCCATGGTCCACCAGGAGCTCAATCAGGTGCGCCAGCAGAATGTCATGGATAATATCTGGCTTGGCCGCTACCCGAAGAAAGGCATCTTCATTGATGAGAAGAAGATGTATGAAGATACGGCAGCCATTTTTAAAAGCCTGGATATCCGGATTGATCCGTCCAGCAAGGTAAGTTCGCTCTCCGTCTCGGAGATGCAGATGGTTGAAATTGCCAAGGCGGTTTCCTATCAGTCCAAAATCATTGTCATGGACGAACCGACCTCTTCACTGACAGAAAAAGAAGTGAATCATTTATTTAAAATCATTAAAAAGCTGCAAAGCGAAAATGTAGCCATCATCTATATATCCCACAAAATGGAGGAAATCCTCCAGATATCCGACGAAGTGACGATCATGCGCGATGGACAGTATATCGCGACAAAGAGCGCCGAGGAGCTGACAACGGATGAAATCATCCGCCTCATGGTCGGACGTGATCTGTCACAGCGCTTCCCGGAAAAGGTGAACAAGCCGGGAGAGGTCATTTTAAAGGTTTCCGGCCTCACAGCAGAAGCAAAGCATTCTTTCTCTGATATCGGCTTCGAACTGAGGAAGGGAGAAATCCTTGGCATCGCCGGGCTGGTCGGATCAAAGCGGACCGAGGTGGTGGAAGCCCTGTTCGGCATGAGGGGCGTGAAGTCAGGAAAGGTTGAGCTTCATGGCAAGGAAGTCCAGAACCATTCACCGCAGCATGCCATCAAGAACGGCTTTGCACTTGTTACAGAGGAAAGAAGATCTACCGGCATCTTCCCGGAATTGAGCATCAGCTTCAACTCTATCATTGCCAATCTGAAGAAATACCGAAAAGGCATCTTTCTTTCGGACGGCAAGGTGGCGGAGGATACGAAATGGGTCATAGATTCTATGAATGTCCGGACACCGTCACAGAAAACTTCCATCGGCTCTTTGTCCGGAGGGAATCAGCAGAAGGTCATCATCGGCCGCTGGCTCCTCACAAGGCCTGAAATCCTGCTGCTGGATGAACCGACGCGGGGAATCGATGTCGGGGCTAAATTTGAAATATACCAGCTGATCAGCGAACTGGCAGCAGAAGGCAAGGGGATCATTTTCATTTCATCCGAAATGCCGGAGCTGCTGGGCGTGAGCGACCGGATCATGGTCATGAGCAACGGGAAGCTGGCTGGGATACTGGATACTGCAGAAGCCTCGCAGGAAGAAATCATGCGGCTCGCTGCGATGTACTAG
- a CDS encoding sensor histidine kinase encodes MLFRIRSKLLLYFIVLVALLTSVGLFFYKASEKLVTEYDNSFERFLLLNDISQRTDLVTEKLKAYITDKDHTYLLQYEQEKTKLVDDQKRLYEIMDTSDMTLVNYKNMIDSFLEEADASLEAFQRDEINTYSGHLNEVLKIGGFLQENTLALLNNKLTDYRSFYRQMEQQNHYYKMLSLSLFAAAFFLSTLLAFWISGGITKPISKLSEAARQIAKGNLEGEEIKVAAKDELKLLTDTFNQMRKNLRTLVIEIKQKSELDKLLKELELRSLQNQINPHFLFNTLNTISKMAYLEDAEETSRLIESVALLRYNLGDLDKASTLREEVRVVKEYFYIQQTRFGDRIRFVTDIEEDCLDIEIPGLTLQPLIENAFIHGVEEYEENGIIRLDIIRKGEEIHVEVSDNGPGMDPKAKRRLLAYAEGLEETVPKEPPSGHSTGIGVRNVMKRLQLFYQKRNVVEIESGPGKGTTFRLVIPAMAKGGEKLAQSTGR; translated from the coding sequence ATGCTGTTCCGGATAAGGTCAAAGCTGCTCTTATATTTTATTGTCCTCGTCGCCCTCCTGACTTCTGTCGGCCTGTTTTTCTATAAAGCCAGCGAAAAACTGGTCACCGAATATGACAACAGCTTTGAGAGATTCCTGCTTCTTAATGATATCTCACAGCGTACCGATTTGGTGACCGAGAAGCTGAAGGCCTATATCACAGATAAGGACCATACCTATCTGCTCCAATATGAGCAGGAAAAGACGAAGCTTGTAGATGACCAGAAAAGGCTCTATGAGATTATGGATACCAGCGATATGACGCTCGTTAACTATAAAAACATGATCGACAGCTTTCTGGAGGAAGCAGATGCCTCACTCGAAGCCTTCCAGCGGGATGAAATCAACACCTATTCGGGCCATCTGAATGAGGTGCTCAAGATCGGCGGTTTTCTCCAGGAAAATACGCTTGCCCTGCTAAACAATAAATTGACCGACTACCGCTCCTTCTACAGACAGATGGAGCAGCAGAATCACTATTATAAAATGCTTTCCCTGTCCCTCTTTGCCGCAGCCTTCTTTTTAAGCACGCTGCTGGCCTTCTGGATATCAGGAGGGATCACCAAGCCAATCTCCAAGCTTTCAGAGGCGGCGAGGCAGATTGCAAAAGGGAATCTGGAAGGCGAAGAAATCAAAGTGGCGGCCAAGGATGAACTCAAGCTGCTGACAGATACCTTTAATCAGATGAGGAAAAACCTCAGGACACTGGTCATCGAAATCAAGCAGAAGTCAGAATTGGACAAACTGCTGAAGGAGCTGGAGCTTAGGAGTCTCCAGAATCAGATCAATCCGCATTTTCTGTTCAATACACTGAATACGATATCTAAAATGGCATATCTGGAAGATGCCGAAGAAACCTCGCGCCTCATTGAATCCGTCGCCCTCCTCCGCTACAACCTGGGGGATCTGGACAAAGCTTCGACTCTCCGGGAAGAGGTCAGGGTGGTCAAGGAGTATTTTTATATCCAGCAGACGCGCTTTGGAGACCGCATCCGCTTTGTCACTGACATTGAGGAAGACTGCCTGGACATTGAAATACCGGGACTGACCCTCCAGCCTTTAATTGAAAATGCCTTCATACACGGGGTGGAAGAGTACGAAGAAAATGGCATTATCCGCCTGGACATCATTCGCAAAGGTGAGGAGATTCATGTAGAAGTCAGCGATAACGGCCCCGGGATGGACCCGAAAGCAAAAAGAAGGCTGCTGGCCTATGCAGAGGGGCTGGAAGAGACTGTGCCTAAGGAGCCGCCAAGCGGGCATTCGACAGGCATCGGAGTCAGGAATGTCATGAAGAGGCTGCAGTTGTTTTATCAGAAAAGGAATGTCGTGGAGATCGAATCAGGGCCGGGGAAGGGAACAACTTTCAGGCTGGTGATCCCAGCCATGGCAAAAGGGGGAGAAAAGCTTGCTCAAAGTACTGGTCGTTGA
- a CDS encoding VOC family protein, giving the protein MQEIQKISQIGIPVKNMERAVPFYRDVLGLPLLFSMETMAFFECGGQRLMLSLPEKEEFAHPSSVLYFQVEDIRKACRELAEKGAGFTGDPHMVAKMGDTETWMAFFQDTEGNTHALMSDIPAQQ; this is encoded by the coding sequence ATGCAGGAAATCCAGAAAATCAGCCAGATCGGCATCCCGGTCAAAAATATGGAAAGAGCAGTCCCATTTTACCGGGATGTACTGGGGCTTCCCCTCTTATTCAGCATGGAGACAATGGCATTCTTTGAATGCGGCGGACAGCGCCTGATGCTGAGCCTGCCGGAAAAGGAAGAGTTTGCCCATCCAAGCTCAGTCCTTTATTTCCAGGTGGAGGATATCCGCAAAGCCTGCAGGGAGCTTGCTGAAAAAGGAGCAGGCTTCACAGGCGATCCGCACATGGTCGCCAAAATGGGGGATACCGAGACATGGATGGCGTTTTTCCAGGATACTGAAGGAAATACACATGCCTTGATGAGCGACATTCCGGCCCAGCAATAA
- the mglB gene encoding galactose/glucose ABC transporter substrate-binding protein MglB encodes MAKKKKGLLLSLTVASSIMLAAGCSSDSTGGSGDSGKADGLPAVGATIYKFDDNFMSYVRRAMEDSAKDQANLMLNDSQNDQAKQIEQVDTLIAKGAKSLAINLVDPKAAQTVIDKAKAKDLPVIFFNKEPDAAVMNGYDKAYYVGTTSSESGVIQGELIAKQWEANEAAWDKNGDGKIQYVLLKGEPGHPDAEARTKYAIDTVKGIGIETEELAMDTGMWDATKATEKMDAWLAKYSDQIEFVIANNDGMALGAIASLEKAGYFSGDKFMPVVGVDAIPEALDMIENGKMVGTVLNDAQNQGKATVQLAVNAANGKDVLDGTEWELDEAKAVRVPYVEVTKDNIDVGKNAYK; translated from the coding sequence ATGGCGAAAAAGAAAAAGGGTTTGCTTTTATCACTTACGGTTGCATCAAGCATCATGCTGGCTGCTGGCTGCAGCAGCGATTCAACTGGCGGTTCAGGGGATTCAGGCAAGGCAGACGGCCTTCCGGCTGTCGGCGCAACCATCTACAAATTTGATGATAACTTCATGTCCTATGTACGACGCGCAATGGAGGATTCCGCAAAGGATCAGGCTAACCTGATGCTCAATGACTCCCAGAACGACCAGGCAAAGCAGATCGAGCAAGTCGATACACTGATTGCCAAAGGAGCTAAGTCTCTGGCCATCAACCTGGTTGATCCAAAAGCGGCACAGACCGTTATTGATAAAGCAAAAGCAAAGGACCTGCCGGTTATCTTCTTCAATAAAGAGCCGGATGCAGCGGTCATGAATGGTTATGACAAAGCTTACTATGTCGGGACGACTTCTTCCGAATCAGGTGTAATCCAGGGTGAACTGATTGCCAAGCAGTGGGAAGCGAATGAAGCGGCATGGGATAAAAATGGAGACGGCAAAATCCAATATGTGCTCCTCAAAGGCGAGCCGGGCCACCCGGATGCCGAAGCCCGCACCAAATATGCAATTGACACAGTCAAGGGCATCGGCATTGAAACAGAAGAACTGGCAATGGATACAGGTATGTGGGATGCAACGAAGGCAACCGAAAAAATGGATGCCTGGCTGGCAAAATACAGCGACCAGATTGAATTCGTCATCGCCAACAATGACGGCATGGCACTCGGGGCAATTGCTTCTCTTGAAAAAGCAGGCTATTTCTCCGGAGATAAATTCATGCCTGTCGTAGGCGTCGACGCTATTCCGGAAGCATTGGATATGATCGAAAACGGCAAAATGGTCGGAACAGTCCTGAATGATGCACAGAACCAAGGGAAAGCGACCGTCCAGCTTGCGGTCAACGCTGCAAATGGCAAAGACGTGCTTGACGGAACAGAATGGGAGCTTGACGAAGCCAAAGCCGTCCGCGTTCCTTACGTAGAAGTGACGAAAGATAATATCGACGTCGGCAAGAATGCTTACAAGTAA
- a CDS encoding PadR family transcriptional regulator produces the protein MDSLLNSLMTELRRGTLTLAVLSQLDTPQYGYSLVQRLEEGGIAIEQSTLYPLLRRLEKQELVTSSWDTSESRPRRYYVLSDYGTEVYKELKKEWERSTQDLRGLLKGDGKDEPD, from the coding sequence ATGGATTCATTGCTGAACAGTTTAATGACGGAATTGCGGAGGGGGACATTGACGCTTGCGGTGCTCAGCCAGCTGGATACGCCTCAATACGGCTATTCGCTGGTGCAGAGGCTGGAGGAGGGCGGCATTGCGATCGAGCAGAGCACTCTGTACCCGCTCCTGAGAAGACTGGAAAAGCAGGAGCTTGTCACAAGCAGCTGGGATACGAGCGAAAGCAGGCCGCGGCGCTACTATGTGCTGAGCGATTACGGGACAGAGGTTTACAAAGAGCTGAAAAAAGAGTGGGAGCGGAGCACACAGGACCTTCGCGGCCTGCTGAAAGGAGATGGAAAGGATGAACCTGATTGA
- a CDS encoding response regulator, with protein sequence MLKVLVVDDEVLERKAVAKMIRSSFNHAEVVGEAANGRIAIEMAVKHEPDIIFMDIKMPGVDGIEAVREIRKIRPETRFIMVSAFDTFEYAKKVMQQGVKQYILKPSSKADITAAFESAAGEIMEERRKMEEERSLKENLEKAVSIAQKEWVASLMMNQVQDITFESWGRLLGKEILSGYIMLFSYQPKPGREASEDRKKEWYSWLKETLASLPEHQQAMVGPLVEDQVPVLFLCQKPAEKLHFKSKSQTVLDALLARFSKKFGEAELKAGIGHPYEDAQELTKSYHESALALQKIKQLPGRSYLFGEKQGKTAAGSPPPGYNAEKELLEAVRQADVNHVLSAFAGFMGSHAEEAQETADIRRSLQELFVLVSRMLYELGIDYRQVPELSDYHDSAVLFEQGKNHLLRIVRHVQAWRNSHAKDMLYKAKEYIEAHYAEALTLESAAEYVDLSPFYFSKLFKDRFGMTFIDFVTDVRIRKAKHFLKEGSLSLKEICYSIGYKDPNYFSRVFKKHTGLSPTEYRKES encoded by the coding sequence TTGCTCAAAGTACTGGTCGTTGATGATGAGGTATTGGAGAGAAAGGCCGTAGCCAAAATGATCCGCAGCTCATTCAATCATGCCGAAGTGGTAGGGGAAGCAGCCAATGGACGGATTGCGATTGAAATGGCAGTAAAGCATGAGCCGGATATTATATTTATGGACATTAAGATGCCGGGCGTGGACGGAATCGAAGCTGTCCGGGAAATCCGGAAAATCAGGCCGGAAACGAGATTCATCATGGTTTCGGCTTTTGATACCTTCGAATATGCCAAGAAGGTGATGCAGCAGGGGGTAAAGCAATATATCCTGAAGCCGAGCTCAAAGGCGGACATTACCGCAGCCTTTGAAAGCGCGGCCGGTGAAATCATGGAAGAGCGCCGGAAAATGGAAGAAGAACGGAGCCTGAAGGAAAACCTTGAAAAAGCGGTGTCCATTGCCCAAAAAGAATGGGTCGCTTCCCTGATGATGAACCAGGTGCAGGATATCACCTTTGAAAGCTGGGGCAGGCTATTGGGCAAGGAGATCCTCTCAGGCTATATCATGCTGTTCAGCTACCAGCCAAAGCCTGGCAGGGAAGCTTCAGAGGACCGGAAAAAAGAGTGGTACAGCTGGCTGAAAGAAACACTCGCCAGCCTGCCTGAGCATCAGCAGGCAATGGTCGGGCCTCTCGTTGAAGATCAGGTCCCTGTATTATTCCTTTGTCAAAAACCGGCTGAAAAACTGCATTTCAAATCCAAGTCCCAAACCGTACTGGATGCCCTCCTTGCCAGATTCTCCAAGAAATTCGGAGAAGCGGAATTAAAAGCAGGAATCGGCCATCCGTACGAGGACGCGCAGGAACTGACTAAATCCTACCACGAAAGCGCTTTGGCCCTTCAAAAGATCAAGCAGCTGCCCGGCCGGTCTTATTTATTCGGGGAAAAGCAGGGGAAAACAGCTGCAGGAAGCCCGCCGCCTGGCTATAACGCAGAAAAAGAGCTGCTGGAAGCAGTGCGCCAGGCGGATGTGAACCATGTCCTGTCCGCCTTTGCCGGCTTTATGGGCAGCCATGCTGAGGAAGCGCAGGAAACGGCAGACATCCGCAGGTCTCTTCAAGAGCTGTTTGTGCTGGTATCAAGAATGCTCTATGAACTCGGCATTGATTACAGGCAGGTGCCCGAGCTCAGCGATTATCATGACAGCGCGGTCCTGTTTGAGCAGGGCAAGAATCATCTCCTCCGCATAGTCCGGCATGTACAGGCATGGCGGAACAGCCATGCCAAAGATATGCTCTATAAAGCAAAGGAATATATCGAAGCCCACTATGCCGAGGCGCTTACCCTTGAGTCGGCAGCTGAATATGTAGACTTGAGCCCGTTCTACTTTTCCAAGCTGTTCAAAGACCGCTTTGGGATGACCTTCATCGATTTCGTCACCGACGTCCGGATCAGGAAGGCAAAGCATTTCCTCAAGGAAGGCTCCCTCAGCCTGAAGGAAATCTGCTACAGCATCGGCTACAAAGATCCCAACTACTTCAGCCGCGTCTTCAAAAAGCACACCGGCCTATCGCCAACCGAATACCGCAAGGAAAGCTGA